The following proteins come from a genomic window of Candidatus Paceibacterota bacterium:
- the rplI gene encoding 50S ribosomal protein L9, translated as MAKTEVILTHNIVGLGAESDQVKVAAGYARNFLFPQGLAIPLTGVNKRRLEVLRQRRADREAHEFNTMNELAKSLAKLICLLTVKTGEDGKMFGTVTSGMIADQLKTQFDVSLDKKKIHLETPIRTLGDHEVELRLHHDVTGKLKVRVESTTPPPEPVAAPAAEAKKEESRTEKRGRRYDPAHGRTGGAPAKADAGDKRTHGSRPDRPPRAERAPKPEKARAAEKESKPSKAD; from the coding sequence ATGGCTAAAACTGAAGTCATCCTCACTCATAACATCGTTGGTCTGGGCGCCGAGTCCGACCAGGTCAAAGTCGCCGCTGGCTACGCGCGCAATTTCTTGTTCCCGCAGGGTCTGGCAATTCCGCTGACCGGAGTCAACAAGCGCCGGCTGGAGGTCCTCCGCCAGCGGCGTGCCGATCGCGAAGCCCACGAATTCAACACCATGAACGAGCTGGCGAAGAGCCTCGCCAAGCTCATCTGCCTGCTCACGGTCAAGACGGGCGAGGACGGCAAGATGTTCGGCACGGTAACCTCGGGCATGATCGCTGACCAGCTCAAGACCCAATTCGACGTCTCACTGGACAAGAAGAAGATCCATCTCGAAACACCTATCCGCACTTTGGGCGACCACGAAGTTGAACTTCGGCTTCACCATGACGTTACTGGCAAGCTCAAAGTCCGGGTCGAGAGCACCACGCCGCCACCAGAGCCAGTCGCCGCCCCGGCTGCGGAAGCAAAGAAAGAAGAGTCCAGGACCGAGAAGCGTGGCCGTCGTTACGATCCTGCTCACGGAAGGACCGGAGGCGCCCCCGCCAAAGCCGATGCGGGCGACAAGAGGACTCATGGCTCCCGGCCGGACCGCCCTCCGCGGGCCGAGCGTGCGCCCAAGCCTGAAAAGGCTCGCGCCGCGGAAAAGGAATCGAAGCCATCCAAGGCGGACTAG
- the ssb gene encoding single-stranded DNA-binding protein: MTGFNKVIIAGNLTRDPELRYTPKGTAVARLTLAVNRTWKSETGESKEEVSFIDVDAWARQAEIIAQYMKKGRPLLVEGRLKLDTWEDKTTHQKQSKLKVVLEGFTFIDSRGSDNAAPTATRPASAPAAAAEPESAAPEEDDVPF, translated from the coding sequence ATGACTGGATTCAACAAAGTGATTATAGCAGGCAACCTGACTCGCGACCCCGAACTCCGTTACACGCCCAAGGGAACGGCGGTCGCCCGACTTACTCTTGCCGTTAACCGAACATGGAAGAGCGAAACCGGCGAATCCAAGGAAGAGGTGAGCTTTATTGATGTGGACGCTTGGGCGCGCCAAGCCGAGATCATCGCTCAATACATGAAGAAAGGCCGACCCCTGCTGGTGGAAGGCCGCCTCAAACTGGACACATGGGAAGACAAGACCACGCACCAGAAGCAAAGCAAACTCAAAGTCGTATTGGAGGGATTCACCTTCATTGACTCAAGGGGCTCCGACAACGCCGCGCCGACCGCCACCCGTCCGGCGTCTGCCCCAGCTGCCGCAGCCGAGCCCGAATCCGCCGCGCCCGAAGAAGACGACGTTCCATTCTAG
- the rpsF gene encoding 30S ribosomal protein S6, whose amino-acid sequence MKRYEGLFILDTAGREEGIKDAIDKISAEITSLGGKVETVQKMDKKSFARVANKRHSAGFYVNVIFEGQPTILDQLKRRFTMSEDVFRVLFTEAAAPKPAAATATV is encoded by the coding sequence GTGAAACGATACGAAGGCCTGTTCATACTTGATACGGCAGGAAGAGAAGAAGGCATCAAAGATGCCATTGACAAGATCTCCGCCGAGATCACCTCGCTGGGCGGCAAGGTGGAAACCGTGCAGAAGATGGACAAGAAGAGCTTTGCTCGCGTCGCCAACAAGCGTCACAGCGCCGGTTTCTACGTCAACGTGATCTTTGAGGGCCAGCCAACGATTCTGGATCAGTTGAAGCGTCGGTTCACCATGAGCGAGGACGTTTTCCGGGTGCTGTTCACCGAGGCCGCGGCACCGAAACCGGCAGCAGCAACAGCCACCGTCTAG
- the pth gene encoding aminoacyl-tRNA hydrolase, whose translation MENLYLIVGLGNPGAEYARTRHNAGFLTVQRLAERWRAVWAYEKKFNARLAAAQRANRRALLCEPQTYMNSSGEAVGMVMAFYQVPAKRLLVVVDDADLPLGEIRMRPGGGSGGHHGLESIERHVGTCEYARLRIGIGRQSGAREIAGHVLGRFSSTEAALADRVVGVASDQAETWLDAGIQKAMSQFNGVVTGSANEREEQ comes from the coding sequence ATGGAGAACCTGTATCTCATCGTGGGTCTGGGCAATCCCGGCGCGGAGTATGCGCGGACCCGGCACAACGCGGGTTTCCTCACCGTCCAACGGCTGGCGGAACGATGGCGCGCGGTTTGGGCTTATGAGAAGAAGTTCAATGCCCGGCTGGCTGCCGCGCAGCGGGCCAACCGCCGCGCGCTGCTTTGCGAGCCGCAGACGTACATGAACTCGAGCGGTGAGGCGGTTGGGATGGTTATGGCGTTTTACCAGGTGCCGGCGAAGCGATTGCTGGTAGTGGTGGACGATGCGGACTTGCCGCTGGGCGAAATCCGGATGCGGCCGGGCGGCGGCAGCGGCGGCCATCATGGGCTGGAATCCATCGAGCGGCACGTGGGCACTTGCGAATACGCCCGGCTGCGAATAGGAATTGGCCGGCAGAGCGGCGCGCGCGAAATAGCCGGCCACGTGCTGGGGCGATTTAGTTCGACGGAAGCGGCGTTGGCAGATAGAGTCGTGGGCGTGGCATCCGATCAGGCCGAAACCTGGCTGGACGCCGGAATACAGAAAGCAATGAGTCAATTTAACGGAGTCGTAACCGGCTCCGCAAACGAAAGAGAAGAGCAGTGA
- a CDS encoding 50S ribosomal protein L25, producing MKSVALKAAPRVLGRRAGAKALRAGGRIPAVIYGRHAQTQNLEVSAKEMEDLIHHSVSENLLVDLAVKDDARPKRLALVQEVQHHPLTGKVLHVDFHEVAENERVTIQVPVEAVGESEGVKTEGGVLEHVLFNIRVRGLPKDLPEQILVDVSHLKIGQAIHLGDISAPAGCEILGDKHISVIAVSAPRTEEEEAAEAAAAAEAVPGEVEMIKEKKEEGEEGAPPAKGAEKGAVKGAEKAPAKGAEKVAPGAEKAAPAGAEKKAAPAAGKKK from the coding sequence ATGAAATCAGTAGCACTCAAAGCCGCTCCCCGAGTCCTGGGGAGGCGCGCCGGGGCCAAAGCCCTCCGCGCGGGCGGCCGCATTCCGGCCGTCATTTATGGGCGGCATGCCCAAACGCAGAACCTCGAGGTCAGCGCCAAGGAAATGGAAGACCTCATCCACCATTCGGTGTCCGAGAACCTGCTCGTGGACCTGGCCGTCAAGGACGACGCCCGGCCCAAGCGCCTGGCGCTGGTGCAGGAAGTCCAGCACCATCCCCTCACCGGCAAGGTGCTGCATGTTGATTTTCATGAGGTGGCCGAAAACGAGAGAGTGACCATTCAGGTGCCGGTAGAGGCAGTTGGCGAATCCGAAGGCGTGAAGACGGAAGGCGGCGTGCTCGAACACGTGCTCTTCAATATTCGGGTGCGCGGCCTGCCGAAGGATTTGCCGGAGCAGATTTTGGTGGACGTGAGCCATCTCAAGATCGGGCAGGCCATACACTTGGGTGACATTTCCGCGCCTGCGGGCTGCGAGATCCTCGGAGACAAGCACATTTCCGTCATTGCCGTCTCCGCGCCGCGCACGGAGGAGGAGGAAGCGGCCGAAGCGGCAGCGGCAGCGGAAGCTGTGCCGGGCGAGGTCGAGATGATCAAAGAGAAGAAGGAAGAGGGCGAAGAGGGCGCTCCGCCGGCCAAGGGCGCGGAGAAAGGTGCCGTCAAGGGGGCCGAAAAGGCTCCAGCCAAGGGTGCGGAGAAGGTCGCCCCGGGCGCCGAGAAAGCAGCCCCAGCCGGAGCCGAAAAGAAGGCTGCGCCCGCAGCAGGGAAGAAGAAGTAA
- a CDS encoding ribose-phosphate pyrophosphokinase: MKIFSGSSNPPLAESICAYIGIGLGQSTIKPFPDGETFVKVEENVRGEDVFVVQSTSPPTNHHLMEMFIMIDALRRASAARITAVLPFYGYARQDRKDQPRVPITAKLVANLLVAAGANRILAMDLHAQQIQGFFDIPVDHLYAAPVMYEYLKTKKLRDLVVVSPDVGGLKMAYAYSQVLEASLAIVAKRRKSASEVESMAVIGEIRGKDALLVDDLTETAGTLVKAAELLKHKGARKILACVSHAILNKMGVERLRKSPIDELVTTDTVLRPVISGVKIVTLSVAGLLGEAIKRIHSNSSVTSLFEFRGGRTS; encoded by the coding sequence GTGAAGATTTTCAGCGGCAGTTCGAATCCACCATTGGCCGAGTCCATTTGCGCATATATTGGAATTGGGCTGGGCCAATCCACCATCAAACCGTTCCCGGACGGGGAGACGTTCGTGAAGGTCGAGGAGAATGTTCGCGGGGAAGATGTCTTCGTAGTCCAGTCCACCAGTCCGCCGACGAACCATCATTTGATGGAAATGTTCATCATGATTGATGCGTTGCGACGGGCGAGCGCGGCGCGGATCACCGCAGTGCTGCCGTTTTACGGGTACGCCCGGCAGGACCGCAAGGACCAGCCGCGGGTGCCGATTACGGCCAAGCTAGTGGCCAACCTGCTGGTGGCCGCAGGCGCTAATCGAATCCTGGCCATGGACCTCCATGCCCAGCAGATCCAGGGGTTCTTTGACATTCCGGTGGATCATCTGTATGCGGCGCCGGTGATGTATGAGTACCTGAAGACCAAGAAGCTGCGCGACCTGGTCGTGGTGAGCCCGGATGTGGGCGGGCTGAAGATGGCCTATGCGTATTCGCAGGTGCTGGAAGCGAGCCTGGCGATTGTGGCCAAACGGCGCAAGAGTGCCAGCGAGGTCGAGTCTATGGCTGTTATCGGCGAGATTCGTGGCAAGGATGCCTTGCTGGTGGACGATTTGACCGAGACGGCGGGCACTCTGGTCAAGGCGGCCGAACTGCTGAAGCACAAGGGCGCCAGGAAAATCTTGGCCTGCGTTTCCCATGCCATCCTCAACAAGATGGGGGTTGAAAGATTGCGCAAATCGCCTATTGACGAATTGGTGACAACTGATACTGTCCTGCGCCCTGTCATCAGCGGCGTAAAGATCGTGACGCTGTCGGTGGCGGGGCTTTTGGGCGAAGCCATCAAGCGGATCCATAGCAATTCGTCGGTCACTTCGCTGTTTGAATTTAGAGGCGGGCGCACGAGCTAA
- the mnmA gene encoding tRNA 2-thiouridine(34) synthase MnmA, with amino-acid sequence MPGRTYVNALVTAQKKTRVVVGLSGGVDSSATAALLLEEGYDVVGVTLKLWSYDCLLLAEDKCCGPQAIADARAVCHKLGIPYYPMDESAEFQRRVVQYFAEEYRAGRTPNPCVVCNQHLKFGRLIQRAEQLGAQYVATGHFARLEKSPDGSRTLLKRGRDLRKDQSYFLFSLRQDQLARALFPLGDRTKTETRALARGRGFRTADKEESMEICFVPDNDYGKFLQQAKLVQKHRGEIVNLQGQVLGQHDGIEFYTIGQRRGLGISSRTPLYVIELDARRNRVIVGDDAALVGDEFVAARCNWIPFDAPPATFEAAVKIRYNHPGAPCTVTPLAGGSVKVKLHVPQRAITPGQAAVFYQDDLVLGGGWITLS; translated from the coding sequence GTGCCAGGGCGCACGTATGTTAACGCGCTTGTGACCGCGCAGAAGAAAACACGCGTTGTCGTGGGGCTGAGTGGCGGGGTGGACTCCTCCGCCACCGCCGCCCTCTTGCTTGAAGAGGGCTACGACGTGGTCGGGGTGACCCTCAAACTATGGTCGTACGATTGCCTGCTGCTCGCGGAGGACAAGTGCTGCGGCCCCCAGGCCATCGCGGACGCCCGGGCGGTCTGCCACAAGCTGGGCATCCCGTATTACCCGATGGACGAATCGGCCGAATTCCAGCGCCGGGTCGTTCAATACTTCGCGGAGGAGTATAGGGCCGGCCGGACGCCTAATCCCTGCGTGGTGTGCAACCAGCACCTGAAGTTCGGCCGGCTGATCCAGCGGGCCGAGCAGCTTGGAGCCCAATACGTCGCCACCGGCCACTTTGCGCGGCTTGAGAAGAGCCCGGACGGCTCCCGCACCCTGCTGAAGCGGGGACGCGATTTGCGCAAGGACCAGAGCTACTTTCTCTTCTCGCTTAGGCAGGACCAACTGGCCCGTGCCCTTTTCCCGCTTGGCGACAGGACCAAGACCGAGACCCGAGCCTTGGCCCGGGGTCGCGGCTTCCGGACCGCCGACAAGGAAGAGAGCATGGAAATCTGTTTTGTGCCGGACAACGATTACGGCAAGTTTCTCCAGCAGGCCAAGCTCGTCCAGAAGCACCGCGGTGAGATTGTAAATCTCCAGGGCCAGGTGCTTGGCCAGCATGACGGTATCGAGTTCTACACGATTGGACAGCGCCGCGGCCTTGGCATTTCCTCTCGCACGCCGCTTTACGTGATTGAGCTGGATGCCAGGCGCAACAGGGTCATCGTGGGCGACGATGCAGCCCTCGTAGGAGATGAATTCGTTGCGGCGAGGTGCAACTGGATCCCTTTCGACGCTCCGCCCGCCACTTTCGAGGCGGCTGTCAAGATTCGCTACAACCACCCCGGCGCCCCTTGCACGGTCACTCCGTTGGCCGGTGGATCGGTCAAAGTGAAGCTGCACGTTCCCCAGCGCGCCATCACGCCCGGTCAGGCGGCGGTGTTCTACCAGGACGATCTCGTGCTGGGCGGCGGCTGGATTACCCTTAGCTGA